Proteins from a genomic interval of Caulobacter sp. SL161:
- a CDS encoding ABC-F family ATP-binding cassette domain-containing protein codes for MLQINDLTFNAWGRRFFDKATVSLPPGAKVGLIGRNGVGKSTLFKLILGQLHAGDDEISLPKSARIGSVDQEHPATPVSLLETVLEADIERHTLMTRLETADPEEMGEIWARLIEIDSDSAPARASEILVGLGFTQDDLRRPMSEFSGGWRMRVALAAALFAEPDMLLLDEPTNYLDLEGALWLEARLQKYPHTALIVSHDRELLNNSCTHMLHLAGGKLELYTGGYDDFEKRRAEKARLQLSAKAKQDAERAHLQAFVDRFKAKASKAAQAQSRMKRLAKMEPVATTIEERVAPFTLPSPPKPLPPPLIRLEKASVGYEAGRPILKNLNLRMDLDDRIGLLGVNGAGKSTFAKMIAGALGVQAGEFHRDKKMKVGWFHQHQIEAMDPNDTPLEIIRRAMPEASESSRRSKLAQFGLGFEKQETKVESLSGGERARLLLNLVAMDAPHMLILDEPTNHLDIDSRRALLDALNDYMGAVILITHDRSLMELVADRLWLAADGTVKPFDGDMDDYAKFVLERAKLAVKPTQVSREPEKPVAPPAKKAAVEPLRRKVEAAEQVMTRRTRDLAELEAQLGDPDLYVKNPGKVAELTKRRDNAQAKLSEAEEAWMSLAEELAEAEG; via the coding sequence ATGCTGCAGATCAACGACCTGACCTTCAATGCGTGGGGCCGGCGCTTTTTCGACAAGGCGACCGTCAGCCTGCCGCCGGGGGCCAAGGTCGGCCTGATCGGGCGAAACGGCGTGGGCAAGTCGACCCTGTTCAAGCTGATCCTGGGCCAATTGCACGCGGGCGATGACGAAATCAGCCTGCCCAAGAGCGCCCGCATCGGCTCGGTCGACCAGGAGCACCCGGCCACGCCGGTGAGCTTGCTGGAGACGGTGCTGGAAGCCGATATCGAGCGTCACACGCTGATGACCCGGCTGGAGACCGCCGATCCCGAGGAGATGGGCGAGATCTGGGCCCGGCTGATCGAGATCGACTCCGACTCCGCTCCGGCTCGCGCCTCGGAAATCCTGGTGGGCCTGGGCTTCACCCAGGACGACCTGCGCCGGCCGATGAGCGAGTTCTCGGGCGGCTGGCGCATGCGTGTCGCGCTCGCCGCAGCCCTGTTCGCCGAGCCGGACATGCTGCTGCTGGACGAACCGACCAACTATCTGGACCTGGAAGGCGCGCTGTGGCTGGAGGCGCGGCTCCAGAAGTACCCGCACACGGCGCTGATCGTCAGCCACGACCGCGAACTGCTCAACAACAGCTGCACCCACATGCTGCACCTGGCCGGCGGCAAGCTGGAGCTCTACACCGGCGGCTACGACGACTTCGAGAAGCGCCGCGCCGAGAAGGCCCGCCTGCAACTCTCCGCGAAAGCCAAGCAGGACGCCGAGCGCGCTCATCTGCAAGCCTTCGTCGACCGCTTCAAGGCCAAGGCCTCCAAGGCCGCCCAGGCCCAGTCGCGGATGAAGCGTCTGGCCAAGATGGAGCCGGTGGCCACCACGATCGAGGAGCGCGTCGCGCCCTTCACCCTGCCCTCTCCGCCCAAGCCCCTGCCCCCGCCACTCATCCGGCTGGAGAAGGCCAGCGTCGGCTATGAGGCAGGCCGCCCGATCCTGAAAAATCTGAACCTGCGCATGGACCTGGACGACCGCATCGGTCTTCTGGGCGTCAACGGGGCGGGCAAGTCGACCTTCGCCAAGATGATCGCCGGCGCGCTGGGCGTACAGGCCGGCGAGTTCCACCGCGACAAGAAGATGAAGGTCGGCTGGTTCCACCAGCACCAGATCGAGGCGATGGATCCCAACGACACGCCGCTGGAGATCATCCGCCGGGCCATGCCCGAGGCCTCGGAAAGCTCGCGGCGCTCGAAACTGGCCCAGTTCGGCCTCGGCTTCGAGAAGCAGGAGACCAAGGTCGAGAGCCTGTCGGGCGGCGAGCGCGCGCGCCTGCTGCTGAACCTGGTGGCGATGGACGCCCCGCACATGCTGATCCTGGATGAGCCGACCAACCACCTGGATATCGACAGCCGCCGGGCCCTCTTGGACGCGCTGAACGACTATATGGGCGCTGTGATCCTGATCACCCACGACCGCTCGCTGATGGAGCTGGTCGCCGACCGCCTGTGGCTGGCGGCCGACGGCACGGTCAAGCCGTTCGATGGCGACATGGACGACTACGCCAAGTTCGTTCTGGAGCGCGCCAAGCTGGCCGTGAAGCCGACCCAGGTCAGCCGCGAGCCTGAAAAGCCGGTCGCGCCGCCCGCGAAGAAGGCCGCCGTCGAGCCGCTTCGCCGCAAGGTCGAGGCCGCCGAGCAAGTGATGACGAGGCGCACCCGCGACTTGGCCGAACTGGAAGCCCAGCTCGGCGACCCAGATCTCTACGTCAAGAACCCGGGCAAGGTCGCCGAACTGACCAAGCGGCGCGATAACGCCCAGGCCAAGCTCAGCGAGGCCGAGGAGGCCTGGATGAGCCTGGCCGAGGAGTTGGCCGAGGCCGAAGGCTGA
- the ndk gene encoding nucleoside-diphosphate kinase: MTERTFSIIKPDATRRNLTGAINAVIEAAGLRIVAQRRVKLTEAQAKKFYEVHAERPFYGELVGQMTAEPVVVQVLQGDNAVLKYREVMGATNPENADEGTIRKLFALSIGENSVHGSDSLENAGIEIAQFFTEEEIVG; this comes from the coding sequence GTGACCGAACGCACCTTCTCGATCATCAAGCCGGACGCCACGCGTCGTAACCTGACCGGCGCCATCAACGCTGTGATCGAAGCCGCCGGCCTGCGCATCGTCGCTCAGCGCCGCGTGAAGCTGACCGAAGCCCAAGCCAAGAAGTTCTACGAAGTCCACGCCGAGCGTCCGTTCTACGGCGAACTCGTGGGCCAGATGACCGCCGAGCCGGTCGTCGTCCAAGTGCTGCAAGGCGACAACGCCGTCCTGAAGTACCGTGAAGTCATGGGCGCCACGAACCCGGAAAACGCCGACGAAGGCACCATCCGCAAGCTGTTCGCCCTGTCGATCGGTGAAAACTCGGTCCACGGCTCGGACAGCCTGGAGAACGCCGGCATCGAAATCGCCCAGTTCTTCACGGAAGAAGAAATCGTCGGCTAA
- a CDS encoding YoaK family protein — translation MSGVAGYVDAIGFLKLGGFFVSFMSGNSTRLGVALATAHWTAALTVLGLVAAFVAGVVLGALTARALGETRRSPVLVLEAMLLAIGAILLALGHDRAGIAAVAMAMGAENAVFQRNGDVTVGLTYMTGALVKVGQRIAGAIVGGEPRDWWRYALLWTGLACGGALGALTYLAVAAAALWIAVAIVLGGALWAERRYRSV, via the coding sequence CTGTCGGGCGTGGCGGGCTATGTCGACGCGATCGGCTTTCTCAAGCTGGGCGGCTTCTTCGTCTCGTTCATGAGCGGCAACTCCACGCGGCTGGGCGTGGCGCTCGCAACGGCGCATTGGACGGCGGCGCTGACGGTCCTGGGGCTGGTCGCGGCCTTCGTCGCGGGCGTAGTGCTGGGCGCGCTCACGGCCCGGGCGCTGGGCGAGACGCGGCGCTCGCCGGTTCTGGTCCTGGAGGCCATGTTGCTGGCGATCGGCGCGATCCTGCTTGCGCTGGGACACGATCGCGCCGGGATTGCGGCGGTGGCGATGGCGATGGGCGCCGAGAATGCGGTCTTCCAGCGCAACGGCGACGTCACTGTGGGCCTGACCTACATGACCGGCGCCTTGGTCAAGGTCGGGCAAAGGATCGCCGGCGCGATCGTCGGTGGAGAGCCGCGCGACTGGTGGCGCTATGCGCTGCTATGGACGGGCCTGGCGTGCGGCGGCGCGCTGGGGGCTCTGACCTATCTGGCGGTGGCGGCGGCGGCGCTGTGGATCGCCGTGGCCATCGTGCTGGGCGGCGCGCTGTGGGCCGAGCGACGTTACCGCTCGGTCTAG
- a CDS encoding DedA family protein → MDAFLNQTFALAADNSLLAGGLLFVLTLLEALLVVGVLIPIVGVMLAAGALVAQGVMHPVEAVLWCSAGAAVGDALSYLLGHRLGGRHGARMLFSGRRRLFARAKLLARRYGTVAIIAARYLGPVRPMIPILAGMSRARPWRFHIASALTAPIWVVSLMAPGYFAVVNLQRLDLDPGVAGPLAVAALIIVATIWLAFQRPRAVLA, encoded by the coding sequence ATGGACGCCTTCCTGAATCAGACCTTCGCCCTCGCGGCCGACAACAGCTTGTTGGCGGGCGGGCTGCTGTTCGTGCTGACACTGCTGGAAGCGCTGCTGGTGGTGGGCGTTCTGATCCCCATCGTCGGCGTCATGCTGGCCGCCGGCGCTCTGGTGGCTCAGGGCGTCATGCATCCCGTCGAGGCGGTGCTGTGGTGCAGCGCCGGCGCGGCGGTCGGTGACGCCCTGTCCTATCTGCTGGGCCACCGTCTGGGCGGCCGCCATGGCGCTCGGATGCTGTTCTCGGGCCGTCGGCGCCTGTTCGCCCGCGCCAAGCTGCTGGCCCGCCGCTACGGCACGGTGGCGATCATCGCCGCCCGCTATCTCGGCCCCGTCCGCCCGATGATCCCGATCCTGGCCGGCATGAGCCGCGCCCGCCCCTGGCGGTTCCATATCGCCAGCGCGCTGACCGCGCCGATCTGGGTCGTGTCGCTGATGGCCCCGGGCTATTTCGCCGTCGTCAATCTGCAGCGCCTGGATCTTGATCCCGGCGTGGCCGGTCCGCTGGCGGTCGCGGCGCTGATCATCGTCGCCACGATCTGGCTGGCTTTCCAGCGCCCGCGCGCCGTCCTGGCCTAG
- the purN gene encoding phosphoribosylglycinamide formyltransferase produces the protein MSPKTKVAVLISGRGSNMEALVRAAQPPGCPFEIALVLANKPDAKGLQIAATAGVEALCVDQKPFGKDREAHERAIDAALRARGIEVIALAGYMRILTPFLVDAWEGRMLNIHPSLLPAYPGLDTHARAIAAGEVEAGCTVHLVTAGVDEGPILGQARVPILPGDDEPALAARVLEQEHRLYADTLATFCRGL, from the coding sequence ATGAGCCCCAAGACCAAAGTCGCCGTCCTGATCTCGGGCCGGGGCTCCAATATGGAGGCCCTGGTCCGCGCCGCCCAGCCGCCGGGCTGTCCGTTCGAGATCGCCCTCGTGCTGGCCAACAAGCCCGACGCCAAGGGCCTTCAGATCGCCGCAACAGCCGGGGTCGAGGCGCTGTGCGTCGACCAGAAGCCGTTCGGCAAGGACCGCGAGGCCCATGAGCGGGCCATCGACGCGGCCCTGCGCGCGCGCGGAATCGAGGTCATCGCCCTGGCAGGCTACATGCGGATCCTGACCCCCTTCCTGGTCGACGCCTGGGAGGGCCGGATGCTGAACATCCACCCGTCCCTGCTGCCCGCCTATCCGGGTCTGGACACCCACGCTCGGGCCATCGCCGCCGGCGAGGTCGAGGCCGGCTGTACGGTCCATCTGGTCACGGCCGGCGTCGACGAGGGTCCGATCCTGGGCCAGGCCCGCGTGCCCATCCTGCCCGGCGACGACGAGCCCGCCCTGGCCGCCCGGGTGCTGGAGCAGGAGCACAGGCTCTACGCCGACACCCTGGCGACGTTCTGCCGCGGCCTTTGA